From a region of the Tiliqua scincoides isolate rTilSci1 chromosome 4, rTilSci1.hap2, whole genome shotgun sequence genome:
- the TOP1MT gene encoding DNA topoisomerase I, mitochondrial: MLRHVAMLAEWAACPFQAWSRPPWLCSLLTPPSARFYALCKNSKTPQARWEEEKRDDGVKWQQLEHKGPYFAPPYEPLPNDVCFYYDGKPMKLSLAAEEIATFFAKMLDHEYTTKEIFQNNFFCDWTKAMTSEERKKIKNLRKCNFKEIHKYFVDKQEAQKTLPKEEKQKLKKEAERIQEEYGYCIIDGHREKIGNFKTEPPGLFRGRGDHPKMGMLKKRIMPEDIIINCSRDSKIPKPPPGHKWKEVRSDNTVTWLASWTENIQGAIKYIMLNPSSKLKGEKDWQKYEVARRLKGVVDKIRCQYRADWKSKEMKKRQRSVALYFIDKLALRAGNEKEEGETADTVGCCSLRAEHITLHPRLDGKEYVVEFDFLGKDCIRYYNKVPVPKQVFKNLQLFMEHKDPGDDLFDRLSTTSLNKHLQDLMDGLTAKVFRTYNASITLQEQLEALTNEDDNVAAKLLSYNRANRAVAILCNHQRATPKTFEKSMQNLQCKIDAKKQQLTDAKMELRRTKADHKAKKDVKSKAAVEKKKKLIEKIEEQLEKLHLQATDKEENKQIALGTSKLNYLDPRISVAWCKRFDVPIEKIYNKTQREKFAWAIAMADEDFEF; encoded by the exons ATGCTTAGACATGTGGCCATGTTGGCTGAGTGGGCAGCCTGTCCCTTTCAAGCTTGGTCTCGTCCTCCCTGGCTCTGCAGTCTCCTGACACCTCCTTCTGCGCGCTTTTATGCATTGTGCAAAAATTCGAAGACTCCTCAGGCCAG GTGGGAAGAGGAGAAGCGTGATGATGGCGTAAAATggcagcagctggaacataaaGGACCATATTTTGCACCCCCCTATGAACCACTGCCAAATGATGTCTGCTTCTATTATGATG GTAAGCCTATGAAACTCAGCTTGGCTGCTGAGGAGATTGCAACATTCTTTGCCAAGATGCTGGATCATGAATACACAACTAAGGAGATCTTCCAGAACAACTTCTTCTGCGATTGGACAAAG GCAATGACATcagaagagaggaagaaaatcAAAAATCTGAGAAAGTGCAATTTCAAGGAGATCCATAAGTATTTTGTGGACAAACAAGAGGCCCAAAAGACTCTACCAAAGGAGGAGAAACAG AAATTGAAAAAGGAGGCAGAGAGAATCCAAGAGGAATATGGTTACTGCATAATTGACGGGCATCGGGAGAAGATTGGCAACTTCAAGACTGAGCCTCCGGGTCTCTTCCGTGGCCGTGGGGACCACCCTAAAATGGGGATGCTGAAGAAGAGGATAATGCCTGAGGATATCATTATAAATTGTAGTAG GGACTCAAAGATCCCGAAACCCCCTCCAGGCCACAAGTGGAAAGAAGTTAGATCTGATAACACCGTTACCTGGCTGGCATCGTGGACCGAGAATATCCAGGGAGCCATAAAATATATTATGTTGAATCCCAGTTCCAAGTTGAAG gGGGAGAAGGACTGGCAAAAATATGAAGTTGCTCGCCGCTTGAAAGGGGTGGTGGACAAGATCCGTTGTCAGTATCGAGCAGACTGGAAATCCAAGGAGATGAAGAAGCGTCAGAGGTCTGTGGCACTTTACTTCATTGACAAG CTGGCCCTGAGAGCAGGGAATGAAAAGGAGGAAGGCGAGACAGCAGACACGGTGGGCTGCTGCTCCCTGCGTGCAGAACACATCACGCTGCACCCTCGACTGGACGGAAAGGAGTACGTGGTGGAGTTTGACTTCCTGGGCAAGGACTGCATCCGCTATTACAACAAAGTGCCTGTCCCGAAGCAG GTGTTCAAAAACTTGCAGTTGTTCATGGAGCATAAAGACCCTGGAGACGACCTATTCGACAGGCTGTCT ACGACATCACTGAATAAACATCTCCAGGACCTGATGGATGGTTTGACAGCCAAGGTCTTTAGAACATACAATGCATCCATCACACTACAGGAACAGCTGGAAGCCCTCACAAATG AGGATGACAATGTGGCTGCCAAGCTCCTCTCCTACAATCGGGCCAACCGTGCTGTGGCCATCTTGTGCAACCATCAGCGGGCAACCCCCAAGACTTTTGAGAAATCTATGCAAAACCTCCAGTGTAAG ATTGATGCCAAAAAGCAGCAGTTGACAGATGCCAAGATGGAGCTCAGGAGGACAAAGGCTGACCATAAAGCCAAAAAGGATGTGAAGTCTAAAGC TGCtgtagaaaagaaaaagaaattgataGAGAAGATAGAAGAGCAGTTGGAGAAGCTGCATTTGCAGGCCACGGACAAGGAGGAGAACAAGCAGATTGCTCTGGGCACCTCCAAGCTGAATTACTTGGATCCCCGCATCAGTGTGGCCTG gTGTAAAAGGTTTGATGTGCCCATTGAGAAGATCTACAACAAGACGCAGAGAGAGAAGTTTGCATGGGCAATAGCCATGGCAGATGAAGATTTTGAATTCTAA